In the Corynebacterium suedekumii genome, one interval contains:
- a CDS encoding glutaminase — protein MQTPIPDYLDDILDGVRDEDGGEVAAYIPELRDADPEKLGIALCTTSGHLYSVGDADVEYTIQSISKPFVYALAVQELGADAVNEVVGMEPSGEAFNELSLDDNDKRPVNPMINAGAIAVNQLINGEDSSVEDRVERIRDLFSRLAGRELTVDAELEESELKGADRNLSIAHVLRSYDIIKDEAHDAVTSYTGQCSILVTTRDLAVMAATLANGGVQPITGDRILGAKACRLALSVMSSAGMYDAAGRWMANVGIPAKSGVAGGLIGNLPGQLGIATFSPRLDAQGNSVRGVKIFERLSHDMGLHLMSSDYYSVPGIRSITRDGDKTIVRLQGMINFPAAEDILHDLTEQRLGGNELVLDISRVTGFNKMGRRMVKEGFRRYRENGFEVYVYDPEEVMTDLEFSDGTYADTVGTLT, from the coding sequence ATGCAGACCCCCATCCCGGATTACCTGGACGACATTCTCGACGGCGTGCGTGACGAGGACGGCGGAGAGGTCGCCGCCTACATCCCCGAGCTCCGCGACGCCGACCCGGAGAAACTCGGCATCGCCCTGTGCACCACCAGCGGGCACCTCTATTCGGTGGGGGACGCCGACGTCGAATACACCATCCAGTCCATCTCCAAGCCCTTCGTCTACGCGCTCGCCGTCCAGGAACTCGGCGCCGACGCCGTCAACGAGGTCGTGGGCATGGAACCCTCCGGCGAGGCCTTCAACGAGCTCTCCCTCGACGACAACGACAAACGTCCGGTCAACCCGATGATCAACGCCGGCGCCATCGCCGTCAACCAGCTCATCAACGGCGAGGACTCCTCCGTCGAGGACCGGGTGGAGCGCATCCGGGACCTCTTCTCCCGCCTCGCCGGGCGCGAGCTCACGGTCGACGCGGAGCTGGAGGAGTCCGAGCTCAAGGGCGCCGACCGTAACCTGTCGATCGCCCATGTGCTGCGCAGCTACGACATCATCAAGGACGAGGCCCACGACGCCGTCACCAGCTACACCGGCCAGTGCTCCATCCTCGTGACCACCCGCGACCTCGCCGTCATGGCCGCCACCCTGGCCAACGGCGGCGTCCAGCCCATCACCGGCGACCGCATCCTCGGCGCGAAGGCCTGCCGCCTCGCCCTGTCCGTCATGAGCTCCGCCGGCATGTACGACGCCGCCGGCCGCTGGATGGCGAACGTGGGCATCCCCGCCAAGTCCGGGGTCGCCGGCGGGCTCATCGGCAACCTGCCCGGCCAGCTCGGCATCGCCACCTTCTCCCCGCGTCTCGACGCCCAGGGCAACAGCGTCCGCGGCGTCAAGATCTTCGAACGCCTCTCCCACGACATGGGCCTGCACCTCATGTCCTCCGACTACTACAGCGTCCCCGGCATCCGCTCCATCACCCGCGACGGCGACAAGACCATCGTCCGCCTCCAGGGCATGATCAACTTCCCCGCGGCCGAGGACATTCTCCACGACCTCACCGAGCAGCGCCTCGGCGGCAACGAACTCGTCCTCGACATCTCGCGCGTCACCGGCTTCAACAAGATGGGCCGCCGCATGGTCAAGGAGGGCTTCCGCCGCTACCGCGAGAACGGTTTCGAGGTCTACGTCTACGACCCCGAGGAGGTCATGACCGACCTCGAGTTCTCCGACGGCACCTACGCCGACACCGTGGGCACCCTGACATGA
- a CDS encoding LacI family DNA-binding transcriptional regulator: MASQPTHRPVPRIVGGMGKDATIYDVATLAGVSPSTVSRTFSRPDRVSFRTAEKIRAAAEELGYRAEVETRGSTKPPSHSLGLVVADITNPFFQEVFRGTEHAARMEGMLVTVADTHESVPRARAAVDRMLPIVDGLLLASTRLANGEIQKIARTIPTVSLNRPVPGVPSVLVDNYEGAIKAAVHLESQGVRSITYLAGPHDSWADATRWRGLLDAVGTPAETAPDTFTRSTALPASEARRLRRISVRQLRVDQPTMLGGRRAFEAWRTDPTDAVLCFNDLVAIGFLDQAHREGVSVPDDVAVVGFDNTEITALIPPGLTTVAGPLHTVGRVAAANLMALIHGIKAPLARPRVLPTRLIVRGSSRRLS, from the coding sequence ATGGCATCCCAGCCTACCCACCGGCCGGTCCCGCGTATTGTCGGCGGCATGGGGAAAGACGCGACGATCTATGACGTGGCCACGCTGGCCGGAGTCTCACCGTCGACCGTGTCGCGCACCTTCTCCCGGCCGGACCGCGTGAGCTTCCGCACGGCCGAGAAGATCCGGGCCGCCGCGGAGGAGCTGGGCTACCGCGCCGAGGTGGAGACCCGGGGGTCGACGAAGCCGCCGTCCCACTCCCTGGGACTGGTGGTCGCGGACATCACCAACCCCTTCTTCCAGGAGGTCTTCCGCGGCACGGAGCACGCCGCCCGGATGGAGGGGATGCTGGTCACGGTCGCCGACACGCACGAGTCGGTGCCGCGGGCGCGGGCCGCCGTCGACCGGATGCTGCCGATCGTCGACGGCCTGCTGCTCGCCTCCACCCGCCTGGCCAACGGGGAGATCCAGAAGATCGCCCGCACCATCCCCACCGTGAGCCTCAACCGCCCGGTCCCCGGCGTGCCCAGCGTGCTGGTGGACAACTACGAGGGGGCGATCAAGGCGGCGGTGCACCTCGAGTCGCAGGGCGTGCGCTCCATCACCTACCTCGCCGGCCCCCACGATTCCTGGGCTGATGCGACGCGCTGGCGCGGGCTTCTCGACGCCGTGGGAACCCCCGCCGAAACCGCCCCCGACACGTTCACCCGCAGCACCGCCCTGCCCGCCAGCGAGGCCCGGCGGCTGCGGCGCATCAGCGTGCGTCAGCTGCGGGTGGACCAGCCGACGATGCTCGGCGGGCGCCGTGCCTTCGAGGCCTGGCGCACCGATCCCACCGACGCCGTCCTGTGCTTCAACGACCTCGTGGCCATCGGCTTCCTCGACCAGGCTCACCGCGAGGGCGTCTCGGTTCCCGACGACGTCGCGGTCGTCGGTTTCGACAACACGGAGATCACCGCGCTCATCCCGCCGGGACTGACCACCGTCGCGGGCCCGCTGCACACCGTCGGCCGCGTCGCCGCCGCCAACCTCATGGCACTCATCCACGGGATCAAGGCCCCGCTCGCCCGCCCCCGGGTGCTGCCCACCCGCCTCATCGTGCGGGGCTCGAGCCGCCGCCTATCCTGA
- a CDS encoding L,D-transpeptidase, producing the protein MMAGATAMVLGACMLTACTIEREGEASESADHAAEATQEQDLPPELSVKDGAEDVNPAEPVTVTSQGEGLSEVTMTNENGKVVEAELSADKKSWATAEVLGYNRTYTLEATDRNGETSTATFATSTPAATASVYLSPVEGAEVGVAQTIAFRFSSVITDRQAAQDAITITTEPKVEGAFFWLNNSEVRWRPAEYWEPGTKVSVEADIYGQDLGGGVYGESDNATNFTIGDEVITVVDDNTKTMTVSRNGEVLRSIPVSLGANRWPTPNGTYIIGDEHQSLVMDSTTFGLAYEDGGYKTAVDYATQMSYSGIYVHAAPWSVGQQGYSNVSHGCINVTTEAAAWFQNTVKRGDPVVVKNTIGGTLSGYDGLGDWNIPWETWKAGNADETSSW; encoded by the coding sequence ATGATGGCAGGGGCGACGGCGATGGTGCTCGGGGCGTGCATGCTCACGGCGTGCACGATCGAGCGGGAGGGGGAGGCGTCGGAAAGCGCCGACCACGCCGCCGAAGCGACGCAGGAGCAGGACCTGCCGCCGGAGCTGTCCGTCAAGGACGGCGCGGAGGATGTGAACCCGGCCGAGCCGGTGACGGTGACCTCGCAGGGTGAGGGGCTGTCCGAGGTGACCATGACCAACGAGAACGGCAAGGTCGTGGAGGCGGAGTTGTCCGCGGACAAGAAGTCGTGGGCGACCGCGGAGGTGCTCGGCTACAACCGCACCTACACACTCGAAGCGACAGACCGGAACGGGGAGACGTCGACGGCGACGTTCGCCACGTCCACCCCCGCGGCCACCGCCTCTGTGTACCTTTCGCCGGTCGAGGGCGCGGAGGTCGGTGTCGCACAGACCATCGCGTTCCGCTTCTCCTCGGTGATCACGGACCGCCAGGCCGCCCAGGACGCCATCACCATCACCACCGAACCGAAGGTCGAGGGTGCGTTCTTCTGGCTCAACAACTCCGAGGTCCGCTGGCGCCCGGCGGAGTACTGGGAGCCGGGCACGAAGGTCAGCGTCGAGGCCGACATCTACGGACAGGACCTGGGCGGCGGCGTCTACGGTGAGTCGGACAACGCGACGAACTTCACCATCGGCGACGAGGTGATCACCGTCGTCGACGACAACACCAAGACCATGACCGTGTCCCGCAACGGCGAGGTCCTGCGCAGTATCCCCGTCTCCCTCGGTGCGAACCGCTGGCCCACCCCCAACGGCACCTACATCATCGGCGACGAACACCAGTCGCTGGTCATGGACTCGACCACCTTCGGCCTGGCCTACGAGGACGGCGGCTACAAGACCGCCGTGGACTACGCCACCCAGATGTCCTACTCCGGCATCTACGTCCACGCCGCCCCCTGGTCGGTGGGGCAGCAGGGCTACTCCAACGTCTCCCACGGCTGCATCAACGTGACCACGGAGGCTGCCGCCTGGTTCCAGAACACCGTCAAGCGCGGCGACCCCGTCGTGGTGAAGAACACCATCGGCGGGACCCTGTCCGGCTATGACGGCCTGGGCGACTGGAACATCCCGTGGGAGACGTGGAAGGCCGGCAACGCCGACGAGACCAGCTCCTGGTAA